One Leuconostoc mesenteroides subsp. mesenteroides ATCC 8293 genomic window, TAATAAAGCTAATTTATCGGATATTATTGAATCCATTGGAAAGGATCAAGATATACGTTCTTTTTGGAATGAGCATCAAGATGAATTGAACTCAGATGCTTTTCAACTTAAAATGGGTGATCTGTATGAGTACATTCAACAAAAGAAAAGAATTGCAGCTGGGGAAAAAGTTCTCTATCCAGGATATTATCCACAGTTAACGATTGAAAAAGGTTATCCAATAGTTCATTATGTTGCTGATGAAAAAACACGCAAACAATTAATGCAACGTGAAAAACTGACTTTGTACAAAATTCCAAAATCTGTTCGTTCAGCAGATTGGAGCACTATCGGGCAGGAAATCATTGATCATGCCCAAGAGGAACAGGGTAAAACGGAAGCATTTGTTTCGCTCAATAAAATTCTAAAAAGCTTAACTAGTACGGTCCAAAATAACTTTGTTCAAGGTATTTATTTATACGGTGATTTTGGCGTAGGTAAAACATATATGATGGGGGCTCTTGCTAACGCATTGGCCGTTAATAACATAGGCGTTATGTTATTACATTTCCCTTCATTTATTAGTGATTTGAAGGCAACATTTGATCATAAAAATGAATCTTTGGATGAATTATTAAGTAAGGCAAAAAGTGTTTCTGTGTTAATTCTTGACGATGTTGGCGCAGATACGTTGACAGCGTGGAGCCGAGATTCGATTCTTGGTATTATTTTGGAATACCGTATGCAAAATGAGTTAACAACTTTTTTTACCTCTAATTTTGATGCGAATGGGTTTGAACAATATCTGTCGCAAACTAGGGAAGGTAATGAACCTATTAAAGCTGCTAGACTCATGCAAAGAGTGAAGTTTCTAGCTAAGCCGGTCCAAATGACAGGAAAAAATAAACGGTTAGAAAATTGATATTCCTAAAAAAAACAAAAAATTATTGGTTTGTGGCCATTGCCGTAATTGCTGCTTGGTTTCTATTGAGATCTGATTCATTTTTGTATCAAGAGCCAGTAGGGCAGGTTACGCATGTCAAAGTTCAGGCCAAACAAAAAACGACAGATGAGCATAATAATACAGATAATATTTATCATCAACAATTAACGGTTAAACTGTTAAACAGAAACAAAATCATTAAGTTGACAAATCAATACACCGATTCGCAAACTGTGACACATAAGTACAAAGTTGGAGACCAGCTATTATTAACAGGGCATGCGGGACATTTTCGCATTATATCTCTTAAACGTGACGCAGTCATCGGATCTTTAGTTGTTTTACTATTAGGGCTGTTATTGATTTACGGAAAATGGCGTGCGACGTCATGGCTAACCCTCAGCCTTGTCGCTAATGTGATTCTTTTTGCAATTGCATTATATATAGATGTTCATCTTAAAAATCCGAATGTCATTTTGATTTTTAGTATTTTAGCTATCGTTGTAGCCTCACTGAGTTTGGTATTAGTATTGGGCAGAACCCTTCAGATGGTGGTTACGCTTTTGGCAACTCTTTTATCAACGGTCCTTACGATGTTCATCATGTTTGCTGCCCTTAAAATTACAGGTAATGAAGGTGTTCATTTTGAAACAATGTCGTATGTAACGCAAGTGCCAGTGACTTTGTTTATCGCCCAAACGATTATTGGTGTTCTAGGAGCGGTTATGGATGAAGCTGCAGATATTGTTGCTGCGTTATTTGGTCTGCGTCGTGAAAAAATCGAGCGACACTTCAAGGATTATTGGCATGCGGGAATGAATGTTGGGCGCGATATTATGGGTACATTAATTAATGTACTATTCATGATTTTCATTGCGGAAACAATGCCGATGGTTTTTTTGATGCTACGAAATGGCAATAATTGGCCCTATATACTTGACCAAATTATGAACCTAGGTATTTTACAGACAGTTATTTCTGGAATCGGCATTGTATTAGCTGTCCCTGTCACTAGTGCTTTGGTTGGCTGGATTGCTGAGCGATACAAGGTGGTGGACTAATGAATGCAATTGGATTATTAATAATTATTTTATTTATTTTAATGGTATTTGTTGGCGGTGTTCAGGGAATGAAAGCTTTTGTAGGCTTGGTGTTGAACTTTATCGTCATTTTCATTTTAATGATTTTAATCAATTGGCAATTTAATGCTTACATTGTTACGGCTTTAATGAGTGTCATTATTTTGGCTCTTGCAATTTATTTAGGTGCAGAAAATCAATTTGTGACTAATACAGCTTTTAAGACAAGCTTAATAGTTGTGTCAATTTTGATGGTAGTGGCGATTTTGGTTCAGCATTTAGGCCAGTTTCAAGGATTTGCAACCGAAAATTCGGAAGAACTGGAAGGCTTATCGTTGAATGTCGGTCTTCCTTTCACAAAGGTCGCTGTAATTGTAATGGTTATATCCATTTTAGGGGCTGTTGCTGAAGCCGCAATGGCTATTGTGGCGGACTTGAATGAGGTTATAGAGCGTACACCAAATTTGAGCAAAAAAAGTCTATATGCGCATGCACATATTATCGGTGGGCAAATATTAGGTACAGCTATTAACACACTTTTCTTTGGGGTTTTAGGGGCCAATCTACCGCTTTTAATCTGGTTTATTCGCTTACGGTATTCAATCGCAATGTTTTTTAATGCAAAGTTATTAATGATGGAAGTTGTTACAATGTTGTTGGGTATGCTAGGAATTTTGATGAGTATCTGGGTAGCTAGTCGATTAGTTGTACATGGATATGTAAAAATACAAAGCAAAAATATGAGAAAAGGAGAATGAAGTCCACTTCTAAGACTTCATTATTAAAAATTAATTCATTATGAAAGAAACTTTTGATTTAATTGAACGAATCACACGTAATGACGGCAGTTCTTATTTTGAGCTAGGAAACATCCCTCATAATGGTCGTGCTGAGTATGCGGCTGAACACGGGTTTATTCAAAGTGTTCAGATTTTGAAAGTGAACATACCACGCTCCACTCACGTAGAAAAAGTGGAAGAGTATATTAATTCACACTATAAACTATTGCCTTTGGAATATGATGGCTGGGAAGAATGGGTTAAGACACCTGAAATTGAAGAAGAGTTACAAAGAATACTTTTGGATAATCGGTTGGGCTAACTGAAAACCGTGTTTAAAGACCGATTAGTAACAATGTATATGAAAAGTAACCAAAATGTTGTAATTTTGATCAATTTTATATATAATTAAGAGCGTTGTTGTTTGATGTGACAACGCAAATAAGTTTGGTAGTGTAGCCAAGTGGTAAGGCAACGGTCTGCAAAACCGTGATCGCCGGTTCGACTCCGGTTACTACCTTCTAAATATGATAAACGCTGTAAAATTTTATGGATGCTAGTTTAATTGAACAAGCTGACATTATAATTTTAGCAGTGTTTTTTATATAAGAAATAGTTATGATTGAAGATTTTGCCTGCAAGCGAATAAAAAGCTATTTGGTGAAAAAATAGATAACATGAAAAATATTGTTGATGTCTTTCAACCATTGAATTGATGTTAGCGTTTGACGAGCAAATACAGGCAGACACTGCCAACTATTTTTTTAAAAATGAAGTCAAGAAATGATATAGATAGCATTGCTCTGCTGTTGCTGTTGCCACGCTATCCGTACTTTTTTATATGTTATAATATTCAAGATGATAACCCTAAATGACAATGTGAATATTTTGCCAGGTGTAGGTCCTAAGCGCCTAGATGCGTTACATGAAATTGGTATTTTTACCATTGAGGATTTAATTAATTATTTTCCATTTCGTTATGAAGACTTAGGAGAACGGCTACCCTCTGAAACATTGGATGGAGAAAAGGCTACTTTTAAGGGAATTGTGAGTACACCCGCTGTTGTGACTCGTTTTGGCAAACGATCTCAAACACGTTTTGGACTAATGATAGAGCATGAAAATGTACGTGTATCATTCTTTAATCAGCCATGGATTGCTCAAAATGTCGAGGTCGGCCAAGAAGTTGCTGTTTATGGTACTTATGATGCTGCTAAAGCGTCCTTGACAGGAATGAAAGTGATCTCCAAGGCTTCCAATGAATTTGACCCAATTTACCCTTCGTCAAAACAAATAAGCGCTAAAACAATACGTCATTTGATAGAAATTGCGTGGGCCGATGTACGTGGTACAGTTGGCTCGTTAGTGCCCGATAAAATTCGTCAAAAATACCGTTTACTAGACAGAAATACGCAAATTGAAAATATGCATTTTCCCGCTGACATGGAGCAAGCTAAATTAGCACGCCGAAGTATAGCTTTTGAGGAATTTTTTATATTTCAAATGAGATTACAATTGCTCAAATTAGCTGATAAGAACTTTTCCGGTGAAGGTATTAATTATGATAGTAAAGCGCTAAACAAATTTGAAGCTGGCTTACCTTTCACATTGACGGGGGCACAACAAAAAGTTGTTTCTGAAATTTTGACAGATCAAAAACGTCCAGTTCACATGAACCGCTTATTACAAGGTGATGTAGGTTCTGGTAAAACGGTAGTTGCAGCAATTGCATTATATGCTGTTGTCACCGCAGGAATGCAAGCTGCATTGATGGCGCCGACTGAAATTTTGGCTCAGCAACACGCCATTAATTTAGCTTTAATGTTTGAAAAATCAGGCGTTGACATTCGCATTGAACTATTGACCAGTGGTATGAAAGCTGCAGCTCGACGTCAACTATTAGAAGATTTAGCTGACGGAACAATAGATATCTTAGTTGGCACACATGCGTTGTTACAACCGGATGTAATGTTTCATCACCTAGGTTTAGCAGTGATTGACGAACAACATCGATTTGGTGTCAATCAACGTGCAAAATTACGTGAAAATGGTGTGAATCCTGATATACTAGCAATGACGGCCACGCCAATTCCTCGTACCTTATCCATCACTACCTATGGAGAAATGGATGTATCAATAATTGATCAACTACCCAATGGTCGCAAGCAAATTCAGACACGAAAGATTAGTCATAATCAACTTGACTCGGCAATTAATTTTCTTAAACAGCAACTCTCAGAGGGCGCGCAAGCATATGTTGTGACGCCTCTGATTGAAGAGTCAGAAGCATTAGATGTGCAGAATGCGCAAGCAATGTATGAAGCATTACAACTTGAACTACCAAATGACACAATTGGCTTACTTCATGGTCGGCTCTCGAACGACGAAAAAAAAGCTTTGATGGCCGACTTTAAAAGAAACAAAATTCAGGTTTTAGTTGCTACTACAGTCATTGAAGTGGGTGTTGATGTACCCAATGCTAGTATCATGTTAATTATGGACGCAGATCGATTTGGATTGGCACAATTACACCAATTGCGCGGTCGAGTTGGTCGAGGTACGAGACAATCGTACACGATTTTAGTCGCAGATCCAAAGACCGATTATGGACGTGCTAGGCTTGATGCAATGGTCGAAACAACAGATGGTTTCATTCTAGCGCAAAAAGACTTGGAACTACGAGGTTCTGGCGATATATTAGGAACCAAACAGTCTGGTGTACCAGAATTTGCCGTTGGGGATCCGATTAAAGACTTGAAAATGATGGAAGTTGCTCAGCAAGAAGCAATTAGTATGGTTAGTACTGACGATTGGGATAAATCCTCTGAAAATCAGGAACTAGTGGATTATTTATCAAGAACAATGGCGCATTATCGGCACTTAGATTAAGCAGTGTTGGCGTAAGAATAGAGATTAAAAATGGAAAGGAACGTGTTCAGCTAATATTAGTTGAACACATTTAAAAAATATGAAAATCGCAATAGATGCAATGGGTGGCGATTACGCACCGATGGAAATAGTCAAGGGTGTAGAAATAGCTCGTGATCGTTATCCAGATATTGAATTTTTACTCTTTGGAACAAGTGAACAGGTTAAGCCACTTGTAAAGGATTGGTCACATATTACCTTAATTCCCACAACTGAAGTTATTGAGATGGGTGATGAGCCGGTTAAAGCAATGCGACGTAAAAAAGACTCATCAATGGTTCGTGCCGCAAATGCCGTTAAAGCTGGCGAAGCCGATGCTTTATTTAGTGCTGGAAATACAGGGGCCCTACTATCAAGTGCTATTTTCTTGATTGGTCGTATCAAAGGTGTTGACCGTCCAGCTTTGGCCACCGCTTTACCAAGCTTTGCTGGTGAAAATGATCAATTTGTATTTATGGATTTGGGTGCAAATGCTGAAAGTAAAGCCTCACATTTATATCAATACGGAATATTAGGGAGCTTTTATGCTTCTCATGTTTTAGGAATTAATGATGCACGAGTGCGTTTATTGAACAATGGTGCAGAAGAGGATAAAGGGGATGAGGTTCATAAAATAGCGCATCAGCTGATGAAAAACTCACAATCTTTTAATTTTTTGGGTAATGTTGAAGCACGTGAATTATTAGAAGGAACTGCAGACGTAGTGGTAGCTGATGGCTTTTCGGGTAATGCAGCATTGAAAGCAACGGAAGGCACTGCATTGATGATGTTGAAGCAAATTAAGCAGGCTATTATGCAAACAGGGCTTCGTGGTAAGATGGGCGGTCTCTTGTTAAAGCCAGCTTTCAAAGATATTCAAAAGAAGTTGGACTATAATGAAGCTGGTGGTGCAGTAATCTTAGGTGTTAATGCGCCTGTCGTTAAAACGCATGGTTCTGCCAAAGCTAATGCAGTTGCTAATACAATGGGACAGATTAAAAAAATGATTGAAAAAAATCTAGTGCCAGATATTCGAACATACATTGCAGACCATAAGGATGAGTTGCAAGCTGCGAAGAATGAATTGTAGTCACAAATTAGTGAATAAGTTATGGTATAATAGTTCTTTAGATTAAAGATTCTGGGAGTAATTACTGATGGCAATGGAAAAAGAAGCAATTTATAATATGATGGCGGATGAAATTGCAGAACGATTTAATGTGAAAAGAGATACCATTACGCCGGATTTGAATTTTTTGACAGATATCGATGCGGATTCTATCGACTTTGTTGAGCTGGTATTAGAAGTAGAAGATATGTTTAATGTCGAAATTTCTGATGATGATGCTGAAAATTTGGTTACGTTGCAACAGACAGTCGACTACATTGTTGAACACCAAAATTAAATGTTTAAATACTTTGTGTCATTCATTGGACTAACAAACATTTACAATATAGATACGTTTTAATGATTGCAGGCATTGTACTGAATCATGATATATTTTTGTTAAAGTAAGTCCTCACAAATTGTTATTTGTTTGGGGACTTTTTGTATGGTTGGCCAAAATATTAATTGAAACGATGTGTTAAAATGACAGATAACGAATTACAAAATCTTGTTGAGAAAATATCATTTGATATTTTTGATCGTCCATTTCAACATCATGCAACATTCAATAGCCATCTACGAACAACAGGTGGTCGCTATCTTTTGAAAACACATGATTTAGAATTCAATCCTAAAATGGTTACATTAGAAGACTTTAACAAAATTATCAAGCATGAATTGGTACACTATCATCTACATTTAAGGCATCAAGGGTACCAACACAAGGATAGCGATTTTAAACAATTATTAGTACGTGTGGGCGGTATTCAATATGCACCTGATATTGGTGAAAGACAATCATCTAAGTGTCAGTGGTTATATCGTTGTGAAAATGGGCATGATATTATTCGAAAACGCCGATTTCAAACTGAACGCTATCGATGTGGTCAGTGTCAAGCACGGATAAAATTTATTGGTAAATTATCGAATAAATAAACTGTTTTGTTATAATGAATGTACAAACACAATTGGAGATTATAATGATAAAATTGATTCTTTCAGATTTAGATGAAACATTGCTCGATGATGATGGTACGATTAATTCTCAAAATGTCACTGCTGTTCAAAAATTTGTGAAAAATGGCGGCTATTTTGTTCCTAATACTGGGCGTTCTTATAAGTCTGTTTTTGGTACATTAAAGGATCTAGGCTTAAACAAGCAAAACAAACAGTACGTGGTTTCATACAACGGTGGTGCAATCGTGGAAATCCATGAAGATGGTGGCGAAAAGATTATTGTCCAACACGGCATGGATTTAGAATTAGCCAAGAAAATTTTCTCTCTTGGCCAGATTCAGGCGGACATTGATACACACATCTACACGATAG contains:
- the dnaI gene encoding primosomal protein DnaI; this translates as MQNLSEVLKQFQQQYANKANLSDIIESIGKDQDIRSFWNEHQDELNSDAFQLKMGDLYEYIQQKKRIAAGEKVLYPGYYPQLTIEKGYPIVHYVADEKTRKQLMQREKLTLYKIPKSVRSADWSTIGQEIIDHAQEEQGKTEAFVSLNKILKSLTSTVQNNFVQGIYLYGDFGVGKTYMMGALANALAVNNIGVMLLHFPSFISDLKATFDHKNESLDELLSKAKSVSVLILDDVGADTLTAWSRDSILGIILEYRMQNELTTFFTSNFDANGFEQYLSQTREGNEPIKAARLMQRVKFLAKPVQMTGKNKRLEN
- a CDS encoding YibE/F family protein, whose product is MIFLKKTKNYWFVAIAVIAAWFLLRSDSFLYQEPVGQVTHVKVQAKQKTTDEHNNTDNIYHQQLTVKLLNRNKIIKLTNQYTDSQTVTHKYKVGDQLLLTGHAGHFRIISLKRDAVIGSLVVLLLGLLLIYGKWRATSWLTLSLVANVILFAIALYIDVHLKNPNVILIFSILAIVVASLSLVLVLGRTLQMVVTLLATLLSTVLTMFIMFAALKITGNEGVHFETMSYVTQVPVTLFIAQTIIGVLGAVMDEAADIVAALFGLRREKIERHFKDYWHAGMNVGRDIMGTLINVLFMIFIAETMPMVFLMLRNGNNWPYILDQIMNLGILQTVISGIGIVLAVPVTSALVGWIAERYKVVD
- a CDS encoding YibE/F family protein, which codes for MNAIGLLIIILFILMVFVGGVQGMKAFVGLVLNFIVIFILMILINWQFNAYIVTALMSVIILALAIYLGAENQFVTNTAFKTSLIVVSILMVVAILVQHLGQFQGFATENSEELEGLSLNVGLPFTKVAVIVMVISILGAVAEAAMAIVADLNEVIERTPNLSKKSLYAHAHIIGGQILGTAINTLFFGVLGANLPLLIWFIRLRYSIAMFFNAKLLMMEVVTMLLGMLGILMSIWVASRLVVHGYVKIQSKNMRKGE
- the recG gene encoding ATP-dependent DNA helicase RecG; this translates as MITLNDNVNILPGVGPKRLDALHEIGIFTIEDLINYFPFRYEDLGERLPSETLDGEKATFKGIVSTPAVVTRFGKRSQTRFGLMIEHENVRVSFFNQPWIAQNVEVGQEVAVYGTYDAAKASLTGMKVISKASNEFDPIYPSSKQISAKTIRHLIEIAWADVRGTVGSLVPDKIRQKYRLLDRNTQIENMHFPADMEQAKLARRSIAFEEFFIFQMRLQLLKLADKNFSGEGINYDSKALNKFEAGLPFTLTGAQQKVVSEILTDQKRPVHMNRLLQGDVGSGKTVVAAIALYAVVTAGMQAALMAPTEILAQQHAINLALMFEKSGVDIRIELLTSGMKAAARRQLLEDLADGTIDILVGTHALLQPDVMFHHLGLAVIDEQHRFGVNQRAKLRENGVNPDILAMTATPIPRTLSITTYGEMDVSIIDQLPNGRKQIQTRKISHNQLDSAINFLKQQLSEGAQAYVVTPLIEESEALDVQNAQAMYEALQLELPNDTIGLLHGRLSNDEKKALMADFKRNKIQVLVATTVIEVGVDVPNASIMLIMDADRFGLAQLHQLRGRVGRGTRQSYTILVADPKTDYGRARLDAMVETTDGFILAQKDLELRGSGDILGTKQSGVPEFAVGDPIKDLKMMEVAQQEAISMVSTDDWDKSSENQELVDYLSRTMAHYRHLD
- the plsX gene encoding phosphate acyltransferase PlsX — translated: MKIAIDAMGGDYAPMEIVKGVEIARDRYPDIEFLLFGTSEQVKPLVKDWSHITLIPTTEVIEMGDEPVKAMRRKKDSSMVRAANAVKAGEADALFSAGNTGALLSSAIFLIGRIKGVDRPALATALPSFAGENDQFVFMDLGANAESKASHLYQYGILGSFYASHVLGINDARVRLLNNGAEEDKGDEVHKIAHQLMKNSQSFNFLGNVEARELLEGTADVVVADGFSGNAALKATEGTALMMLKQIKQAIMQTGLRGKMGGLLLKPAFKDIQKKLDYNEAGGAVILGVNAPVVKTHGSAKANAVANTMGQIKKMIEKNLVPDIRTYIADHKDELQAAKNEL
- the acpP gene encoding acyl carrier protein produces the protein MAMEKEAIYNMMADEIAERFNVKRDTITPDLNFLTDIDADSIDFVELVLEVEDMFNVEISDDDAENLVTLQQTVDYIVEHQN
- a CDS encoding SprT family protein, which produces MTDNELQNLVEKISFDIFDRPFQHHATFNSHLRTTGGRYLLKTHDLEFNPKMVTLEDFNKIIKHELVHYHLHLRHQGYQHKDSDFKQLLVRVGGIQYAPDIGERQSSKCQWLYRCENGHDIIRKRRFQTERYRCGQCQARIKFIGKLSNK